From the Erythrolamprus reginae isolate rEryReg1 chromosome Z, rEryReg1.hap1, whole genome shotgun sequence genome, one window contains:
- the TWIST1 gene encoding twist-related protein 1 → MMQQQQDESNSPVSPVDESLSNSEEETDRQQQQQQQQPQQQLQGAGKRGGRKRRSSRRAAAGGGGGGPGGGGGVTGGGLGSAEEPCSPAQGKRGKKSGGGGGGGGSSSGGGSPQSYEELQTQRVMANVRERQRTQSLNEAFAALRKIIPTLPSDKLSKIQTLKLAARYIDFLYQVLQSDELDSKMASCSYVAHERLSYAFSVWRMEGAWSMSASH, encoded by the coding sequence atgatgcagcagcagcaggacgAGTCCAACTCTCCAGTCTCGCCCGTCGACGAAAGCCTGAGCAACAGCGAAGAGGAGACCGAtcgccagcagcaacagcaacagcagcagccgcagcagcagcTTCAAGGCGCCGGCAAGCGAGGGGGACGGAAGAGGCGCTCGAGCCGTAGGGCGGctgcaggaggcggcggcggaggccccggaggcggcggcggcgtgaCCGGCGGGGGACTCGGCTCGGCAGAGGAGCCGTGTAGCCcggcgcaaggcaaaagaggCAAGAAGtcgggcggaggaggaggaggaggaggcagcagcAGCGGAGGGGGCAGCCCTCAGTCGTACGAGGAGCTCCAAACTCAGCGGGTGATGGCCAACGTCCGGGAGCGCCAGCGCACGCAGTCGCTGAACGAAGCCTTCGCGGCTCTGCGCAAGATCATCCCGACGCTGCCGTCGGACAAGCTGAGCAAGATCCAGACCCTCAAGCTGGCTGCCCGCTACATCGACTTCCTCTACCAAGTTCTGCAGAGTGACGAGCTCGACTCCAAGATGGCCAGCTGCAGCTATGTGGCCCACGAGCGTCTCAGCTACGCCTTCTCCGTTTGGCGCATGGAAGGCGCCTGGTCCATGTCTGCCTCCCACTAG